One Sanguibacter keddieii DSM 10542 genomic window carries:
- a CDS encoding keywimysin-related RiPP: MKNYETPMLIPLGSFADLTAGLGRLLADRVIPVGRLVP; this comes from the coding sequence ATGAAGAACTACGAAACCCCGATGCTCATCCCGCTCGGCTCGTTCGCGGACCTCACGGCTGGGCTCGGACGACTCCTGGCTGACCGAGTCATCCCGGTCGGCCGGCTGGTCCCATGA